Sequence from the [Bacteroides] pectinophilus genome:
TGTAATTCAGGAGAAGCATAAAAAGCTTCTGTGTGAGCTGATTGATGAGTTTGGTGAGGAAGGCTTTTTGAAGATAGAGAATGATGTGAATAAGTCGCTTGATGTGGACAGAACGGTCATTGCAACAGGAGGAAGTGCCGTTTATTCAGAAGAGTCGATGATGCATCTTAAGAAAAGCTCTATATTTGTATATCTTAAGGTTAATAATTCTGAACTTGACAACCGGGTTACAGACCTGAAGGGAAGAGGGGTAGTAACGAACGGCAAGGAGACAATGCAGGAGATATTTGAGGACAGAACCAGACTTTATCAGCGGTATGCAGATGTAACGATAGATGAGGATGAGTTCAGTGCAATATCGGTTCCTAAGATAGTAGATGAGATAGAAGAACTTGTGCGTGAGTGTGCAGGTAAGAGAAATATTGAGTTGTAATGAAGATTTTAATATAGTATAATTCAAGCATGCATAAGTACAAACAGACGGAGGGCGTTATGGAGAACGAGACAGGTTCAAAGAATTTTATAGAGCAGATTATTGAAAAAGATATTGCGGAAGGACACTGCGAGACAGTCAGGACGAGATTCCCGCCGGAACCTAATGGCTACCTTCATATCGGACATGCCAAGTCAATACTTCTTAATTATGGACTTGCTGCTGAATATGGCGGAACATTCAATATGAGATTTGACGATACTAACCCTACCAAGGAGAAGGAAGAGTTTGTTGAGTCTATTAAGAAGGATGTTGAGTGGCTTGGAGCAAAGTGGAACGGAGATATTCTTTTTGCATCAGACTATTTTCCTCAGATGTATGAGGCAGCTGTAGGGCTTATTAAGAAGGGTAAGGCATATGTTGATGACCTTTCGGCAGAAGAGATAAGACAGTACAGAGGAACTCTTACGGAAGCAGGTAAGGAGAGTCCATACAGAAACCGTTCTGTAGAAGAGAATCTCAAGCTGTTTGAGGAGATGAAGGAAGGCAGGTATGCAGATGGCGAGAAGGTCCTCAGAGCTAAGATTGACATGGCTTCACCTAATATCAATATGAGAGATCCTGTTATATACAGAGTTGCACATATGACACATCACAGAACAGGAGATAAGTGGTGCATCTATCCTATGTATGATTTTGCTCATCCTATAGAAGATGCAGTAGAGGGAATCACCCATTCAATATGTACACTTGAGTTTGAAGATCACAGACCTCTCTATGACTGGGTCGTAATAGAGACGGGATATAAGACATCACCTGAAGGTAATCCTAAGCAGATAGAATTCGCCAAGCTTTATCTTACCAATGTGGTTACTGGCAAGAGATATATCAAGAAGCTTGTTGAGGACGGAGTAGTTGACGGATGGGATGACCCACGTCTTGTATCATTAAGTGCTTTAAGAAGAAGAGGCTTTACACCTGAATCAATTAAGATGTTCGTTGATCTTGTGGGTGTTACGAAGAGTCAGGGCTCTGTTGAGTATCCTATGCTTGAGTACTGCATAAGGGAAGACCTTAAGCTTAAGTCAAAGAGAATGATGGCAGTCCTTAATCCTATTAAAATTGTTATAGATAATTATCCGGAGAATCAGACGGAATATTTTGATGTACCTAATAATCAGGAGAATCCCGAACTTGGCTCAAGAAAGGTTCCATTCTCAAGAGAGCTTTATATTGATGCTGAAGACTTTATGGAAGAACCGCCTAAGAAGTATTTCAGACTGTTTCCGGGGAATGAAGTACGCTTTATGAATGCGTACTATCTTACATGTACCGGATGTGAGAAGGACGCAGATGGCAATGTTACGCTTATTCACTGCACATATGATCCTGCAACAAAGGGTGGCAATTACCCTGAGCGTAAGGTTAAGGGAACAATTCACTGGGTTAATGCTCCTACAGCTGTCAATGCTGAAGTAAGACTGTATGAGAACCTTATTGATGAGGAGAAGGGCGTATACAACGAGGAAGATGGGTCAATGAACATTAATCCTAACTCACTTACTGTTCTTAACAAATGTGTTGTCGAGCCTGAACTTGCAGATGCTAAGCCTGAGGATAAGTTCCAGTTTGTACGTACGGGATATTTCTGCGTTGATTCAAAGGATTCATCTAAGGAACATCTCGTATTTAACAGAATTGTATCACTTAAGAGTTCATTCAAGCTTAACTGATATTAATGTATAATTATGAAAGCGGGGACAATATTAATGGACGATTTGTTTGGTGATCTTGCGGGACTTGGAATTAAGAAGCCGCAGAGTGAAGATATATTCAAGGAAGATGAACAGGAGGCTGCCGTCAGGCCGGGCGTACAGTCTCCTATAGAGAAAAAGGAAAAGGTATTTAACGAAGCTGATTACATATTTGATAAAAATATGGAATGTCCTGTGTGCGGACGTTCGTTCAAGACTAAGAAGGTAAGGGCCGGAAAAGCACGTTTCCTCGGCACGGATTCAGATCTGCGTCCACTTCATGAAGGCGTTGATACTGTTAAGTATGATGCGGTAGTCTGTCTGCATTGTGGATATGCTTCGCTTGAGAGAGTATTTACCAATGTTACGGCGAAGCAGGCAAAGGAAATACGCGACCAGATAGGATATAACTTCAAGGGAATGACCAATTCAATAGGCGCATATACATATGAAGAAGCAATCCAGAGGTACAAGCTTGCACTTCTCTGCTGTGTTATCCGTAAGATGAAGATAAGTGAGAGAGCTTATGTATGTCTTAAGCTTGGCTGGCTTTACAGAGGATGGAAAAGTACACTTTCTGAGTCGGATGCGGATTATGCGAAGAAGAAAAAAGAATGTGACGATAATGAAAAGTCATTTATAACTAAGGCATATGAGGGCTTTAAGATAGCTCTCGCTAAGGAATCAATGCCGATATGTGGCATGGATCAGTATACATTCAGCTATCTTATGGCTGATCTTGCAAGGCAGAACAAAGATTACGACAATGCCCAGAAGTTCATATATGAGATAATAAGTTCAAGATCTGTATCAGCTAAGGTTAAGGAAAAAGCCAGAATGCTTAATGAGAGAATTAAGCAGGAAAAAGATGAACAAAGCTCTTGAAAATGATACTGTAATATGATAGAATTTATTAAATTAAAAAAAGAGAAAAACTATGTGCTTCTCTTTTTTTTTGCGCAAATATGAAAAAATATAACTATTCAGCGCATAATGATGTATTTTTATGCATCATGATAAAAGAATCGTTATTGAATAATGAAAGGAAAAGGTGGCGTTCATGAAAGCATTTTTAATACTTGAAGATGGAACGGTATTTCAAGGTACGAGCATAGGTTCAACCAGAGAAGTAATCAGCGAGATAGTCTTCAATACGTCTATGACGGGATATCTGGAGGTGCTTACAGATCCTTCGTATGCAGGACAGGCTGTAACAATGACATATCCACTTATCGGTAACTATGGAATATGTCATGAGGATATGGAATCTTCCAAGGCATGGCCTGACGGCTTTATTGTGAGGGAATTATCTAGAACGCCAAGTAATTTCCGTAGTGATGATACAATACAGGATTTCCTTAAGGAGCAGGATGTTCCGGGTATAGCAGGGATTGATACAAGAGCTCTTACGAAGATTCTTCGTGAAAAGGGAACTATGAATGGAATGATTACAACTAATGAGAATTATAACCTTGATGAGGTTCTGCCTAAGCTTAAGGAATATAAGGTTACAGGAGTTGTGAAGAAGGTAACATGCAAGGAACCTGTACATATGCCTAATACAGGTTACAGAGTTGCACTTATGGATTTCGGTGCCAAGGATAACATTGCCAATTCGCTTCATAAGCGTGGATGCGATGTTACTGTATATCCTGCACTTACGCCGGCTGAGGAGGTACTTGCATCTAACCCTGACGGAATTATGCTTTCCAACGGTCCCGGAGATCCTAAGGAATGTGTGGAGATAATTGAAGAACTTAAGAAGCTTTATGCAAGCAATGTACCTATATTTGCAATATGTCTCGGACATCAGCTTATGGCACTTGCAACTGGAGCTGATACACACAAGCTTAAGTATGGACACAGAGGAGCTAATCATCCTGTTAAGGACATGAAGACAGGAAGAGTATATATATCAACACAGAACCATGGATACGTTGTCGATGAGTCAACACTTGACAAAGATATTGCCAAGCCGGCATTTGTCAATGTTAACGACGGAACTAACGAAGGTCTGGAGTATATAGGCAAGAACATATTCACAGTCCAGTTCCATCCGGAAGCATGTGCAGGTCCGCTTGATACTGCATATCTTTTTGACCGCTTCATTGGAATGATGGCTAAGTAATATAAACATTTGTATACATTAGTATAATAGTAAGCATTATAAGCATTAAGCTTTGAATGGGAGGAAAAAATGCCAAAGAATCCAGACATTAAAAAAGTATTGGTTATCGGATCAGGTCCTATAGTAATCGGTCAGGCTGCAGAGTTTGACTACGCAGGTACACAGGCTTGCCGTTCTCTTAAGGAGGAAGGTATTGAGGTAGTACTTGTCAACTCTAATCCTGCAACTATCATGACAGATAAGGATATAGCTGATGAAGTATATATTGAGCCGCTGACAACTAAGTCAGTAGAGCAGATTATTCTTAAGGAAAAGCCGGACAGCGTGCTTCCTACACTTGGAGGTCAGGCCGGACTTAATCTTGCAATGGAGCTTGACGAAGCGGGATTCCTTAAGGAGCATAATGTAAGGCTTATCGGTACAACAGCACTTACAATAAAGAAGGCAGAGGATCGTCTTATGTTCAAGGAGACGATGGAGAAGATTCATGAGCCTGTTGCGGCATCGTTAGTTGTCGAGAATGTTGAAGACGGTGTTGTATTTGCGGAGAAGATTGGCTATCCTGTAGTTCTTCGTCCGGCATATACACTTGGCGGCAGCGGCGGTGGTATCGCACATTGCCGTGAAGAACTTGAAGAGATTCTTGAGAACGGACTCCGTCTTTCAAGAGTGGGACAGGTTCTTGTAGAGCGTTGCATCGCTGGCTGGAAAGAGATTGAATACGAAGTAATGCGTGACAGCAACGGTAACTGCATTACGGTATGTAATATGGAGAATCTTGATCCTGTAGGCGTTCATACAGGTGACAGTATCGTAGTAGCTCCGTCGCAGACACTTTCAGATAAGGAATACCAGATGCTCAGAACATCTGCCCTTAATATTATCAGCGAACTCAAGATTACAGGTGGATGTAATGTACAGTTTGCACTTCATCCTACGAGCTTTGAGTACTGTGTAATCGAGGTTAATCCACGAGTAAGCCGTTCTTCAGCACTTGCATCTAAGGCTACAGGTTATCCTATTGCCAAGGTTGCAGCTAAGATTGCGCTCGGATATACACTTGATGAGATTAAGAATGCAATCACAGGCAAGACATATGCAAGCTTTGAGCCTGCACTTGACTACTGTGTAGTTAAGATACCTAGACTTCCGTTTGATAAGTTCATTACAGCTAAGAGAACTCTTACAACACAGATGAAGGCTACAGGTGAAGTTATGAGCATAAACCAGAGCTTTGAGGGAGCACTGATGAAGGCCATCCGTTCACTTGAACAGCATGTTGACAGTCTTATGTCATATGACTTTACAAAGCTTACTGATGATGAGCTTCTTGAAGAGCTTAATGTTGTAGATGACAGAAGAATCTGGAAGATTGCCGAGGCACTCAGACGTAATATGCCTCAGGAGACACTTCATGATATAACTAAGATTGATCTCTGGTTCATAGATAAGCTTGCAATTATAGTAGAGATGGAGAAGACTCTTAAGGAGCAGCCTCTTACTAAGGAACTTCTTGCGGAAGCTAAGCGCATTGAGTTCCCTGATAATGTTATCGGACAGCTTACAGGCAGAACGGAGGAAGAGGTTAAGGCTCTCCGTGATGAGTATGGCATACATGCAGCGTTTAAGATGGTTGATACATGTGCCGCAGAGTTTGCTGCTACAACACCGTACTACTATTCATGCTATGGAAGTGAGAATGAAGTTATAGAGACAACACCTCTTAAGAAAGTTCTTGTACTTGGTTCGGGTCCTATCAGAATCGGACAGGGTATCGAGTTCGACTTCTGCTCAGTTCACTGTACATGGGCGTTCAAGAGAGAAGGATACGAGACAATAATCATCAACAATAACCCTGAGACAGTAAGTACGGACTTTGATATTGCTGATAAGCTCTATTTTGAACCACTTACGGCAGAGGATGTTGAGAATGTTGTAAGACTGGAGAAGCCGGACGGAGCAGTAGTACAGTTTGGTGGACAGACAGCAATCAAGCTTACGGAAGCACTTATGAAGATGGGTGTACCTATTCTCGGTACAAAGGCAGAGGATGTCGATGCTGCAGAGGATAGAGAACTCTTTGATGAGATACTTGAGAAAACACAGATTCCAAGAGCTAAGGGACATACAGT
This genomic interval carries:
- a CDS encoding glutamine--tRNA ligase/YqeY domain fusion protein, yielding MENETGSKNFIEQIIEKDIAEGHCETVRTRFPPEPNGYLHIGHAKSILLNYGLAAEYGGTFNMRFDDTNPTKEKEEFVESIKKDVEWLGAKWNGDILFASDYFPQMYEAAVGLIKKGKAYVDDLSAEEIRQYRGTLTEAGKESPYRNRSVEENLKLFEEMKEGRYADGEKVLRAKIDMASPNINMRDPVIYRVAHMTHHRTGDKWCIYPMYDFAHPIEDAVEGITHSICTLEFEDHRPLYDWVVIETGYKTSPEGNPKQIEFAKLYLTNVVTGKRYIKKLVEDGVVDGWDDPRLVSLSALRRRGFTPESIKMFVDLVGVTKSQGSVEYPMLEYCIREDLKLKSKRMMAVLNPIKIVIDNYPENQTEYFDVPNNQENPELGSRKVPFSRELYIDAEDFMEEPPKKYFRLFPGNEVRFMNAYYLTCTGCEKDADGNVTLIHCTYDPATKGGNYPERKVKGTIHWVNAPTAVNAEVRLYENLIDEEKGVYNEEDGSMNINPNSLTVLNKCVVEPELADAKPEDKFQFVRTGYFCVDSKDSSKEHLVFNRIVSLKSSFKLN
- a CDS encoding shikimate kinase, with amino-acid sequence MNIVLIGMPGSGKSTIGVVLAKHLGYTFIDSDIVIQEKHKKLLCELIDEFGEEGFLKIENDVNKSLDVDRTVIATGGSAVYSEESMMHLKKSSIFVYLKVNNSELDNRVTDLKGRGVVTNGKETMQEIFEDRTRLYQRYADVTIDEDEFSAISVPKIVDEIEELVRECAGKRNIEL
- a CDS encoding DUF2225 domain-containing protein → MDDLFGDLAGLGIKKPQSEDIFKEDEQEAAVRPGVQSPIEKKEKVFNEADYIFDKNMECPVCGRSFKTKKVRAGKARFLGTDSDLRPLHEGVDTVKYDAVVCLHCGYASLERVFTNVTAKQAKEIRDQIGYNFKGMTNSIGAYTYEEAIQRYKLALLCCVIRKMKISERAYVCLKLGWLYRGWKSTLSESDADYAKKKKECDDNEKSFITKAYEGFKIALAKESMPICGMDQYTFSYLMADLARQNKDYDNAQKFIYEIISSRSVSAKVKEKARMLNERIKQEKDEQSS
- a CDS encoding carbamoyl phosphate synthase small subunit codes for the protein MKAFLILEDGTVFQGTSIGSTREVISEIVFNTSMTGYLEVLTDPSYAGQAVTMTYPLIGNYGICHEDMESSKAWPDGFIVRELSRTPSNFRSDDTIQDFLKEQDVPGIAGIDTRALTKILREKGTMNGMITTNENYNLDEVLPKLKEYKVTGVVKKVTCKEPVHMPNTGYRVALMDFGAKDNIANSLHKRGCDVTVYPALTPAEEVLASNPDGIMLSNGPGDPKECVEIIEELKKLYASNVPIFAICLGHQLMALATGADTHKLKYGHRGANHPVKDMKTGRVYISTQNHGYVVDESTLDKDIAKPAFVNVNDGTNEGLEYIGKNIFTVQFHPEACAGPLDTAYLFDRFIGMMAK
- the carB gene encoding carbamoyl-phosphate synthase large subunit; this encodes MPKNPDIKKVLVIGSGPIVIGQAAEFDYAGTQACRSLKEEGIEVVLVNSNPATIMTDKDIADEVYIEPLTTKSVEQIILKEKPDSVLPTLGGQAGLNLAMELDEAGFLKEHNVRLIGTTALTIKKAEDRLMFKETMEKIHEPVAASLVVENVEDGVVFAEKIGYPVVLRPAYTLGGSGGGIAHCREELEEILENGLRLSRVGQVLVERCIAGWKEIEYEVMRDSNGNCITVCNMENLDPVGVHTGDSIVVAPSQTLSDKEYQMLRTSALNIISELKITGGCNVQFALHPTSFEYCVIEVNPRVSRSSALASKATGYPIAKVAAKIALGYTLDEIKNAITGKTYASFEPALDYCVVKIPRLPFDKFITAKRTLTTQMKATGEVMSINQSFEGALMKAIRSLEQHVDSLMSYDFTKLTDDELLEELNVVDDRRIWKIAEALRRNMPQETLHDITKIDLWFIDKLAIIVEMEKTLKEQPLTKELLAEAKRIEFPDNVIGQLTGRTEEEVKALRDEYGIHAAFKMVDTCAAEFAATTPYYYSCYGSENEVIETTPLKKVLVLGSGPIRIGQGIEFDFCSVHCTWAFKREGYETIIINNNPETVSTDFDIADKLYFEPLTAEDVENVVRLEKPDGAVVQFGGQTAIKLTEALMKMGVPILGTKAEDVDAAEDRELFDEILEKTQIPRAKGHTVYTVDEALKAANELGYPVLVRPSYVLGGQGMQIAVSDTDVIEFMNIINRIKQDHPILVDKYLMGKEIEVDAVCDGDDILIPGIMEHIERAGIHSGDSISVYPAKSLSPKIIDMIEDYTGRLARALHVKGLINIQFIDYNDQVYVIEVNPRSSRTVPYISKVTGIPIVKLATKVITGSKIKELGYTPGLQKKSDYYAIKMPVFSFEKIRGADTTLGPEMKSTGECLGISKDFNEALYKAFQGAGVNLPKHKQIIMTIADKDKEESLDIAKRFDALGYKIYASRGTAKFFNDNGIKAIKVNKIDQESPTLLDLLYEHKIDLVIDTPSNGIERARDGFLIRRIAIETGVNVLTSLDTAHALVSSLEHAFNSNDLSIVDIAKI